The Capricornis sumatraensis isolate serow.1 chromosome 11, serow.2, whole genome shotgun sequence DNA segment TGTTGTGGAAATGACAGAGATTACTTATTAGTGATAGTAATAGTGTAACATTAGGGGAACCCCCATTACAGTCAGAAACAAggaatacaataaaaattttgaCTATCACCAATGTTATccattcagttttcttctttaattcttAAATGACGTAAGAACACTGAAGAGACACTGTTGTCATTTTGTAGTTACATCTATATCTAGAATGATGAAAAGGAATCACTTGGAACTATCAGAAGACAAACTAAGCATCATGAAAACACCCACCCATTTAtcatcaataaaaatttaaaagttaatagGAAAAAAGTTCTTATCCATAGTTAGCAAAATGTACCTGGGAATAAACACATTAAATCCATGTGGGGAAAAAACCTATGAAACTAATTAAGAGTCAGTGAGGATGGTAATAGATTTATTTATCCTATTAGCACACGTTAATTTTTTCCTGCATTTGTGATTTGGTATCCTAAAAAGTTGGGCTTCAGAAAACTGTTCTTTAGTATGCTAAGAGGAACTTTGTAATTTGGAGAAATTAATAGAATAGTATTTAAATGTTTGAATTCTTCTCCAGGTATGTGAAGTATACACACTTCATAGGGAAACATTTTATCTTGCACAAGACTTTTTTGATAGATTTATGTTGACACAAaaggatataaataaaaatatgcttcaACTGATTGGAATTACCTCATTATTCATTGCTTCCAAACTTGAGGTAAGCTCTCAGAGTTTATCCCTAGATatatttaccccaaactcttaaATTATAAGTCTCTGTTTTGATTCTGGGACTAGAATCTAGGTGAAATGTTCCATGACTCACTGTGCCAAACAAAACCACCAATGCTGTCTCTATATACCTAGTTATAGTGCTTGGATTCAACAGAATGGTCTGTGAAACCTACTTAACCAACCAAATGGAATAAATGCTACACTAGGTTAGAATAATGATCTATATCCAGCCTAATATTTCTGTATCTGATAATAGTGCCAGGATAGAAGGAAATAACTTTTCTGCCTGAAATCTCTTTTCGCATAGTTTCAATCTACTTTTCTTAAATTCAGCACAGATCATTAGTAACTTCATCTGATGTAATCAAAGCCTGTACAGTTTTGAGGGTATGGGAGGGACTGAATCATGCATTAATTTCCTTAAGTGTATTTTTCTTCCACGTTTTGTCTTTTGAGGTTTACGGGCTGTCCCCAAATTTTATAAGTTTGTATTTTCAGTATTTCCTTACCTGAAATAATACtgtatgtttcaaatatttttctagacTGAATCTTGATCTTTAGCCTGTTCTCACCTGTGGCAGGCATCTCTTCTACTCTGATCATTCTGGTTCTTGTTCTCTGAACTGTTAAGACAGATCTGTCATCAACAAACTGCACAAATTATTGTTTGACTAGCCATACTTTTGTACTTAAGGTTAACAGTTTCAGTTTCTAGACTTTGCTGAGTATCCTGTTTTAGTCTAGTATGCTAGGGAGTCCTAAAACAAGTTTGGCTTTCTGCTTTAACCAGTTGCTGAAATCACTGATTAAAATACTCTAATTGTTTATTAACTAAGATTTTAAATCAGTTCTATACAAATCTTTCAATCAATACAAGTGGGCTAATTTAGATATAGATACCTAGAtatgaaaaatatcattaaataaGGTTGTTTTGGCTATCatagaattattttataaagatttatAATCACTGTGAAGCTGTCTTTTAAAAACGAAGCCTAGATGTggtctgtatatgtgtatatatgtggttTGTTTTAGTCTCAGTCTCAACTGTGCTTGATattaattaaattcattttaaaggaaatctacGCTCCTAAGCTCCAAGAGTTTGCTTATGTCACTGATGGTGCTTGCAGTGAAGAGGATATCTTAAGGATGGAACTTGCTATATTAAAGGTAATAATAattatatctttattatttctacttGCAATTTAGTAACTGTAGTTTGCCAAATCTCAAAGACTACAATGTAAGTAGTGAAAACTGAGATTTTAGTATTAGGATCCAGTTCTatgatgggaggggaatttgctTAACCTGTAAACTATTCTTctgcatcttttaaattttcctaTATTGAGAATattatttgttaatttaaaaGTGTTTAACAACACTTTTAAAACTTACAGGTAGTTAGCACAGTGTGTGTACTAAATGAATCTCAACAATGATTCTCAAATCTGAGTTGTTTTTCTACTTCCAGCAgatagaaaatgagaaatattttactgcctttttttcttctctatatgtATGGCAAGGGCTATTAATAGAGGGTAGATGAGAGATGCATAAAGGTGTTTAATTGGGCCTTGAATTAGAAATTAAAGGGTGAATGTTAGCTACTAGAAAGTATGTTATGGAATTTGAGCATCATGGCTTTATAAATGGGACATAGAGGAGAACACAATATGACTTTCATTTGTAAGTTATCTGTAAACTATATGCATTGAAATATAAATTACAAATttgttgtaaaatatttataaacattcaGATTGATAGCTCTATGTTAGAATGTGATCTTGTTGGCATGCtgatactgttttttttaaaagaatttattgacatagttgattttcaaatgttagtTTTAGCTGAACAGCAAACGTGattcagctttatatatatatatatatgtacacacacacacgttcatattatttttcagattttttcccattataggttattatatttAGTATAGTTCTGATATGTTCTAACAATCAAGTTATCTAGATTCAAACTTCAAGTACAgtgtatgcatacatgtatgctaagtcactttagtcatgtccaactctttgcaacgctatggactgtaacctgccaggctcctctgtccatgagattctccaggcaagaatactggagtgggttgccatgccctcctccaatggatcttcccaacccagatctctttcatctcctgcattggcaggtgggctttttaccactagcgccacctggaagcccgAGGTATACTATAAGGATCTATAAAGAGAAGATGGAATTCTCTGGGTGGTCCTACAGGCATTAAGACTGTTCTATCCTAACTATTGTAGACTTATAAATGGTAAAGTCCCAGGGCTTCGTGGAGGGAAAGCTATCATAAATTaggatttgtctttttttttttaacttttactctTTGAATAGAAGCCACTGGAgatcacagaaagaaagaaaaagtgtagAATCAGTTCTTGGAAGACTCGAATGGAATTAGCTGTGGAGTCATTGAATACAATTAAAAGGGCAGTTTCAATAAAGTAGAGAACACTTTTGGAAGACAAGGGGCTGCtggaaatgagaaaaacagaaatgaaaaacaggCCCAATGAACTTTGTAAATAAAGATAACTAGAGTATAATAAAGGGGTCTATATCAATAATAGACTAAAACACAAGCCACTTTAGATGGTGAGATacctataaatattttcattaaaataagaaataagcctAAAGCAGAAAGTTTCTTAAAACAGCTATTTAAGGAACTACCCATataatgtggtgtatatataacTACACTTGTTAACaggcattttaatttcattaacaGGCTTTAAAATGGGAACTTTGTCCTGTAACGGTCATCTCCTGGCTAAATCTTTTCCTCCAAGTTGATGCTCTTAAAGATGCTCCTAAAGTTCTTCTACCTCAGTATTCTCAGGAAAAGTTCATTCAAATTGCTCAggtattgatatttttattgtatatatgcTAATGTTATTAATTACAGGTTTTGTTTAGTGTATTTCTTTAGTGTTAAATAGGCTAGACAACAAAATGACAACatactgaattaaattcactcctTAACTGACTAGAACAAAGCTCCTGATGCATAAAATTCTGTCTCAGTATTTACATTGCTAACTGGAAATTCTAGAAAAGTTTTTAAACTTGAGTTTAAATATATCATGAGCACTTTTCACTAGGAGTATGAATGAGGTAGACAGTTAAATCCCTCTTTTTGAtttaacagagaaaaatatttttcggCCAGTTGTTTCAGGTTTTAAATGGTATAAAAATTATTGCAATATAAATTATCTTACCGTCTTATATTTGAATACATATGGAACCTATTTTACATATTGGAATTAAAATCACCTAATTTAGttataacattatttaaaaatttaagtttaaattaaaCTTTCCTAGGCCGGTGTGTAACAAATGTTCTAAGAAAGTACAGGAGGAGGGTACTATTCTTTCCTGCCTGCTTCTCATAAGTAGAATAATCAGAACTATAAAGGTCTGACTTCTTAAAGACCCTTTCTAGGCCGTAACTCTCTAGCAGctccctttttaaaaacatgagggaaaaatattcctttttcatattttttgtgtTCTGAAATACTGGAGTTCCACAGAAAAGTAATACTTTCACACTTATCTTTGGAAATTCTGTTTCCTGTATCTAGAACATTCTCTACCCCCCAGTCTCTCTGGCTGCCTCCTCTGTTAAGACTGATTTAAGCAGTCTTCCCTGCTCTGCATCAGGGCACTTCCTAATAGGATATGCATGCTACATTGTAACAGTCCTTTACTTGTCTGTTAACAAGACTGGAACTTCCTTTGGATGgcaatttatttctctttggatCCCTGCAGTTTTAGCAATTCTTGGCATATGGTCCACACTATAAGCACTTTAAAATGCTAGCTGACTAATGACATGTAGTACTCATTCTTTCCTAAAGTCTTACACTTTTTCCTCTGTTAGCTTTTAGATCTGTGTATTTTAGCCATCGATTCATTAGAGTTCCAGTACagaatactggctgctgctgccttGTGCCACTTTACCTCTATTGAAGTGGTTAAGAAAGCCTCAGGTAAGACcgtgtattttgttctttttttacccATTTACAACTCTTGAAGGGACTATTTATGAACTTAGCATCCTGCTAAacaagactttaaaattttaatggaaaaaaagcaaTTTAGCAATATCTTCCCTTCTATTATAAGTAGTTTCTAATCCAGCATATATccacaaataaaaataaggttGGGACGTCCctcgtggttcagtggctaaaatTCCATATTCCTGATACAGGGGCCCAGGtgcctccctggtcagggatctagatcccacatgctgcaactaagacccggggcagccaaataagtaagtattttctttaaaaatgaagtcaAATGGAATTTAAATCCATTTGAAGTTAGTCAGTGTGATTACAGCTCTGCCTTAAGTTTTTGGGTTTTGACAGTTTCAATTCCCTATGTAGCATGTACTGGCTAAAAAGCTCTTTTTCTCCCTCAAAACAGTCACATTATAAACCATTTAAGAGGAATAATCTGTTTTGACTTGCTAAActtgttgattttgttttatgtgcttgttttggtttcctttttacaTGAGTTTTTAATTAACTATCTTTAAATTTTGAACCACAAGCAAATACAGTAATCATGTTTCTGATATAACAGAAACATATGTTATGTATTTTTCTAATGATACATgtatttttctaacttttctttaTCTAGGTTTGGAATGGGACAACATTTCTGAATGTGTAGACTGGATGGTACCTTTTGTCAGTGTAGTAAAAAGTACTAGCCCAGCGAAGCTTAAGATGTTTAAGAAGATTTCTATGGAAGACAGACACAACATACAGACACATACAAATTATCTGGCTATGCTGGtatgtttcttgtattttttgGTCTATTTGATAAGGCACTGAAACTGACAGTAAGGATACTAATGGAGTAATATTTCAGGCAGTAATATAAGATAGTAAGGGGATAGAAAGTTCCAGTGAGGACACTGATTTCAAATGTAGAAAAcctaataaaaattaactttgaaGTCCAATCAAGATTTCTAAATGTCTCAAGATTAATACCAGTACTCCAGGTAGTTTAAAAATACAAGTTGCAGGCAGTTAATATTGTTGAACCTCTAGAATATGACTAGTCACAGTTGTAAAGACAGAAAGAGACCATTATATTAAGCCTAAGAGTCTGGTTTGACTTTGTTATCATATCAATGCTTTATCTTAGCTGTTAATCTCTACATGATTTCTTCACATGTATAGGATGAAGTAAATTATGTAAACACCTTCAGAAAGGAGGGACAGTTGTCACCAGTGTGCAATGGAGGCATTATGACACCACCGAAGAGCACTGAAAAACCACCAGGAAAACACTAAGAAAGTTAACTGAGCAAACAACTTGGAACTGATGAAGTGCTGCACAGCATTTCATGGAACTTAACTACTTAAGTTTTACAGGAATATAGTGCTGTGACTGTCCTGCCAATTCAGAAGTTTCACTGCCATTCTTTGATTTTAAAACCACTTAAAATTGGCACTAAGGAGGAAGTGTATTTAATTCCCATGTTAGCTGTTTAAAGAAACAGCAGTACTTGTTTACAAAGATGACTTCATTCCCAATACTGGCTGGATAAAAGCCAGCCACGATTTATGCCATAACAAGTCTTTTGACCCAGTGTTGCTATGTTTATCTTGATAAACTAGGAATTTCATCATTGGAATTTTCAACTAGATAACTGTTACCTTAAAGGGTATATTAAATGATACAGTACTTTGAATCTAGTTTTTAGATTCTCAAAATTTATAAACTCTTAACTAGTGCAATTTggttcttgaaaataaaatttaaacttgtTTACAAAGGTTTAGTTTTGTAATAAGGTGACTAATTTATCTATAGCTGCTGTAGCAAGCAAGCTATTAtaaaacttgaatttttaaaaaatggtgaacTTTAATCTGTTTGACTATTTTTATTTGCCTTGCTATATAACATTTTTAACCAGTAAAGCTTAGATGAACATGGTGTTTAAACTGTACTCTGAACAGTGGGAATACcaaagaaattataaacaagaTAAATGCTGTGGCTC contains these protein-coding regions:
- the CCNE2 gene encoding G1/S-specific cyclin-E2 is translated as MSRRSSRLQAKQQPQASQTDSPQEAQIIQAKKRKTAQDVKKRKEEVTKKHQYEIRNCWPPVLSGGISPCIIIETPHKEIGTSDFSRFTNYRFKNLFINPSPLPDLSWGCSQDVWLNMLKKETRYVHDKHFEVLHSELEPQMRSILLDWLLEVCEVYTLHRETFYLAQDFFDRFMLTQKDINKNMLQLIGITSLFIASKLEEIYAPKLQEFAYVTDGACSEEDILRMELAILKALKWELCPVTVISWLNLFLQVDALKDAPKVLLPQYSQEKFIQIAQLLDLCILAIDSLEFQYRILAAAALCHFTSIEVVKKASGLEWDNISECVDWMVPFVSVVKSTSPAKLKMFKKISMEDRHNIQTHTNYLAMLDEVNYVNTFRKEGQLSPVCNGGIMTPPKSTEKPPGKH